The following are from one region of the Nicotiana tabacum cultivar K326 chromosome 3, ASM71507v2, whole genome shotgun sequence genome:
- the LOC107806575 gene encoding trihelix transcription factor ENAP1-like, whose amino-acid sequence MGEITASSTQVTAPSRPLPFREDCWTEEATWTLVDAWGRRYIELNRGFLRQTDWQQVADSVNALHGHTAKTRRTDVQCKNRIDTLKKRYKVEKAKLVESNGTLTSSWPFFERLDFLIGNSSNKVTAVMVSPLPLPSRSPPMGVPLPSRRSTTTTAAAPVVTPVVLPQKRQMPVLDDSYFRRNYSAVAAAAAAEEGEEDYDDDDDEEEEEDMGMSEQKDGMRRLAKAIERFGEIYERVEEMKQRQMVELEKQRMQFAKDLEVQRMQLFMDTQVQLQKIKHAKRSGSDDIYS is encoded by the exons ATGGGTGAAATTACTGCATCCTCCACACAGGTAACGGCGCCGTCAAGGCCATTGCCGTTTCGTGAGGATTGTTGGACTGAAGAAGCTACCTGGACGCTGGTTGATGCTTGGGGACGTCGTTATATCGAACTGAATCGTGGATTTCTCCGTCAAACAGATTGGCAACAAGTGGCGGATTCCGTAAATGCTCTTCACGGACACACCGCGAAAACTCGGCGAACCGATGTTCAGTGTAAGAATCGGATTGATACGCTGAAAAAAAGGTATAAAGTTGAGAAGGCAAAACTCGTTGAGTCTAACGGAACCCTAACATCATCCTGGCCCTTTTTCGAACGGCTTGATTTTTTAATCGGGAATTCCAGTAACAAAGTTACCGCGGTGATGGTTTCTCCGTTACCTTTACCGTCACGGTCTCCGCCTATGGGGGTGCCGTTGCCTAGCCGGCGATCGACGACAACAACAGCGGCTGCTCCGGTGGTGACACCGGTTGTTTTGCCTCAGAAACGGCAGATGCCGGTTTTGGATGATTCGTATTTCAGGAGGAATTATTCGGCGGTAGCTGCTGCTGCTGCggcagaagaaggagaagaggattacgatgatgatgatgatgaggaggaggaggaggatatGGGGATGAGTGAACAAAAGGATGGGATGAGGAGGCTGGCGAAGGCTATAGAGAGATTTGGAGAGATATATGAGAGAGTTGAAGAGATgaaacaaagacaaatggtggaatTGGAGAAGCAGAGGATGCAGTTTGCTAAGGATTTGGAGGTTCAAAGGATGCAATTGTTTATGGATACACAAGTCCAGCTACAGAAGATTAAGCATGCAAAGCGGTCTGGCTCTGATG ATATCTATAGCTAG